The nucleotide window AAAGATATCTGCATAGGCGTCCAGCTTACATCGGGGTGTAACCTGTACTGTAAGGCCTGTATACAAACCTTTTTCGTTGACAGTCCGGTAGTTATCCCCAAACCCTTTGGCATAAAAGGACTGGTAGGCTTTATCATAGTACCGGTATACGACCGACATATCCACCGCGGGCGACAGACTGGTCAGTATTCCCTGTACCAGGGCAGGTTTTCTGTTATCACTCACCGCTGCTTCTCCAAACAGGTGCACATTTTTCCAGTAAGCTGCGTAGTCTACACTGGCACCGGTCAGCTCAGCACCGTTGAACTCAAACTGATTATAAGGGTGCTGTTCCTTTTGCAGCGCCGGTGTAAGCCGGTGTGAGATTACATTGACACCTACCTGCCAACGCCGGGTTTGGTAGCGTATATTTCCACCGCTGCTCAGTTGCTGTATACTCCCTTTCTTCGATATTTCAGTGAGGGTACGGTGATAGCCACTGCTCACCAGTGAAGTGGCCGATATATCCTGCAAGGTATCTGCAGCATTGAGACTTCCATCGAGCTGGCGCCAGGAAGCCAGGATGGTTATCTGCCATGTTTTCTGCTGCCAGGTGGCGGCAGCCCCTCTGAAAAAGTAATACTCTCCTGCCGAAGTATAGGGCCGTAGTATCTCTCCTTCCCTTTTTATCTGCATGACTGCAGCTCCTTTGCCGTAGGCCTGCGATTGCCAGTTGAGTAGTCCCTGCCCCAGGTTGGCCGTAAAATCACCGATAGCCACCGCTTTAAGCCGGCCTATATTCCGCAGAAACAGATGCGCACTGTAGAAATCAAAACCGTATTGACGGCGGTAGCCGCCCCATGGTTCCCCTGCATCCTTTTCCATGGTAATACCCCAGCTGATATAACGGGGAAAGCTATAGCGGTATCTTAACAATACCTTATCAGGACTACCCCTGTACATCGCCGGCGTACTGCCGGTATACTCATATCCACGTGCTTTCTCCAGCTGCCTGCTATAACGGAGCAGCCACACATGATCACCTTTATGCAGGTAGTCGTGCCAGGTATAATGAGGAGCCAGATCATCGCCTACCCTGATATAGGGCAGCAGCTGCCGGATCAGATCCGGCTCAAACCCAGGCACCGCCTGCAATTCATAGATACTCACGAGATTCCCCAGCAAACGCCGATAGGCTATAAAATTACCGATCTGCAGTGCGGTCAGCATTCCTAACGACTGCAATGTAGCCTCATCTGCGGTATTGAGCTGTATCTTATGACGGGCGTAAGCTTCCAGCCGCTGCCAGTTGGCATCGTCTTCCGGCAGCGCGTCATTGCCGGCTGTTTCGTTTTCCAGGGCATTTTCCATCAGGGGTGGCATGGATTCTTCCTGCCGGGCTTCTGCCTTCAGCCAGCTACCACACAACAATAGCACGCTGCCTATCATTCTGTAGAGTCCCGCTGCCATATGATAGTGGTTGAAGGTGTAATGCCCAACTGCGGGTGAAAGCCGGCTGCAAACATAATACGCAGCGCATGCCAATAAATGTTGACACCAGCATAATGAAAGGGCGCCCTGGTGGCTATTCCCCATTGCAATGCCAGTGGCGGTGCTATCCTGTAACTGGCTGTTGCTCTCATCCATGCGGCTTCATCGGCGGCTTTGACCACTTCGGCAGTCAGCAAAAAACTGGCAGCTGCTTCCCATCCGATACCGGCACTGTAAACAGCAGGCTGCTGTGGTGAATAATATATCCGCAGACCAATATGCCAGCATATACCGGGATGATACAGCATGCCACCGGTCACCGAAGGATAGCCGCGGGAGCCATATCCCGGCAAAACTTCCGTTTCATAATTGAATCCTATCCCCAGGCCTACCCTGCGACCCAGCGACCTTCCATATGCCAGTGCGGCGCTTTGCCGGTAGTAAGCACTGCTACCTATCCTCGAAAGCTGCAATCCAAACGCACCGGCACCCACAGGAAAGGCCGCCATGGCCATATACAGCGGAAGCTCCTGCAACCGGAATCTTTGTTCTGCATACAAGCCTGCTGAAAATGTACGTAAACAGGATAATCCCGCAGGTTGATAAGCGGCTGATGCCACATCCTGAAAATGACGGCTGTAACTGCCACTGCCAATATCCTTTCCCAGTGGCATCCATAAAGACTGTGCAGATGTTACTAACATACAAGGCACACAAACAATGGTCAATAGCAATATCTTCATTGCAAAAAAAGGGTTTAACAAAAAATATATCGGTCAACAAACATTCACTGTTCAACAAAAATATGTCCTGCGAAGCAGACAAATGTTAATCACATCTTAACGTGAAAAAAATTTTCTCCTGAAAAAACAAAACCCCGTCTGGCGCAAGCCGGACGGGGCAATTATCTGTTCTTCCAGTCAGTGATCAGAAGAGGCCGTAGAGCTGAGAATCAATCCTGGAAATAATTTCACCCAGGTCTTCATCGCTTTCGGGAAATTTATTTTTGTCAATATCAATCACCAGCAACGGACCTTCATCATATTTTTCAATCCAGTTGTTGTAATATTCGTTCAGGCGTTTCAGATAGTCGAGCCGTATATTCTCTTCATATTCTCTTCCTCTTTTCTGAATCTGTGCTACCAGGGTCGGTACGGAAGCCTGCAGATAGATCAGCAGGTCCGGCGGTTTCACCATGCTTTTCAGCGTTTGGAAGAAGTTGAAGTAGTTATCGAAATCCCGTTTGGTCATCAGGCCCATTTCGTAGAGGTTGGGTGCAAAGATATGCGCGTCCTCATAGATGGTACGGTCCTGTATCACAGTGTCTTTCCCGTTCTGGATCTCCAGCAGTTGTTTTAATCTTCCGTTGAGGAAGTATATCTGCAGATTAAAAGACCAGCGGGGCATATCTTCATAAAAATCGTTGAGATAGGGATTGTGCTCTACATCTTCATACTGCGGGTGCCATTTATAGTGGCGGCAAAGCATTTCGGTGAGCGTGGTTTTACCAGCGCCGATATTGCCGGCGATCGCGATATGTTTGATTTTATTTTGTTTTGCCATGCTAATTGATAGGTCGTTATTATTGAAAATAGCTACCAGTACTGACTATCTCAATAATAGTTTAAACCGATAAGTTTTCTGGCCTGTTGCAAAGTTTGTGCCGCATTTGCCCTTGCTTTTTCAGCACCTTCCTTCATGATTTTACGCAGATAGGTAGTGTCTTGCTGCAGGGATTTTGCTCTTTCGCGGATGGGCGCAATAAATTTCACCATGTCCTCACCCAGCTGTGTTTTCATATCGCCGTAACGGATAGTTCCCGCGTTATAGGCATCTATGTAAAACTGAACAGTATCAGGAGCAGACACCAGTTTCATGATTTCGATCAGGTTCTGTACGGATTCAGGCATCGGTTCACCAGGAACACCACCGCTGGCCGTTTGTGCTTTTTTTAGCTTTTGGCGGATCTTATCATCTTCATCAGAGAGATAGATGGTGGACATTTCGTTTTCGCTCTTGCTCATTTTGCCGCCTTTGCCATCGAGGCTCAGGATACGTACCAGGTTATCCCCGTAGTTGAAAGCTTCCGGTTCAGGAAACAGTTCTCCATAGCGGCTGTTGAAGCGCTGGGCGAAGTTCCGGGCCATTTCCAGGTGCTGGCCCTGGTCTTTGCCTACCGGTACTTTTACGGCACGCTGGATCAGGATGTCCACGCTCATCAGCACAGGGTAGGTCAGCAGGCCGGCGTTCACGTTGTCGGGTTGCTGTCTTACCTTGTCTTTGAAGGTAGGGACTTTCTCCAGTTCTCCCATATAGGCCAGCGTATTCATCAGCAGGTACAGTTCTGCTATTTCCGGGATGTCGCTTTGTACGTACAGGGTCACTTTCTCCGGATCGAGGCCCGAAGCGATATTTTCCGCCAGTACCCGCATTACATTGGTTTGCAGGTCTTTCGGATTCGGGTGGGTAGTCAGGGAATGCCAGTCTGCCACAAAAAAGTAGCAGTTAAATTCTTCCTGCATCCGGATATAATTACGGATAGCGCCAAAATAGTTGCCTAAATGCAAATAACCGGTGGGGCGAATGCCACTCACCACAATTTCTTTTTCTGTAGCCATAACAAGGCGCAATTTAAATAATCGCTGCTAGCTTTCAGCACCCCATAGGATACTGTTCTGTAAAAAAATTATAACAAATTGCCGAAAAAGGCGCTGGGCAAAAGTTGAAAGCTCTCCGTTTATCCCTATTTTTGAGATACCATCATTTTACCCGATATATTTTATTATTTTTTGATTTAATTTGATTATGGAAGTGAACGACGCCCTGGTGCAACAGTTATCAGATCTGGCCCGACTTGAATTTAACGAGCAGGAAAGAGCGGAGATCCGTGGGGATCTGCAGCGGATGATCACTTTTGTGGAGAAGTTGAACGAACTGGATACCACCAACGTAGAACCCTTGTTACACCTCACGGCCGACTATAATGTATTCCGGGAAGACAGGGTGATACCTTCCATAACCCGGGAAGAAGGCCTGCAAAACGCACCTGCAGCCACCCCAGAATATTTCGAGGTGCCGAAAGTCATAAAGAAATAATCACCATGCAAAAGTCCGTTATCCACCTGGAAGACATCAGAAAAAGTTATTTTCTCGGCAAAAATGAATTGCCGGTACTCAAGGGGGTATCCCTGGACATCTTTAAAAATGAGTATGTGGCCCTTATGGGACCTTCCGGCTCCGGCAAGTCCACACTCATGAACATCCTCGGATGCCTGGACACCCCTACCAGTGGCCGTTATATCCTGAGTGGCCACGATGTAAGCAAAATGGAGGATAATGATCTGGCCTCCGTTCGCGGAAAGGAAATAGGCTTTGTTTTCCAGCAGTTTAACCTCATGCCCCGCCTCACAGCCCTTGAAAATGTGGCCGTTCCGCTGATATATGCCGGCATCGGTAAAAAAGAAAGGGAAGAAAAGGCCCGCCTGATGCTCGAAAAGGTAAAACTCGGCGACCGTTACAAACACAAACCCAACGAACTCTCCGGTGGACAGTGCCAGCGTGTGGCCATCGCCCGTGCCCTGGTAAATGACCCCGCCCTCATCCTCGCCGACGAACCTACCGGTAACCTCGATACCAAAACATCCATCGAGATCATGGAAATATTCGGCCACATCCACGCTTCCGGCAACACGGTTGTACTCGTTACCCACGAAGAAGATATCGCCGAGCACGCCAGAAGAGTTATCCGGCTGAGAGACGGTATTATCGAATCCGACAGGATCAACGGGAAAAAAGAGGCCCACTCCGGGACGATAACGACCCCGTAATTCGTATTTTGCATAAAAAACATGTCGCTTAAGATATACACCAAAACAGGCGATAAAGGGAAAACATCCCTTATCGGCGGTACCAAAGTGCCCAAAAGTGACCTCCGCATCGATGCCTATGGCACCGTGGATGAACTTAATTCCTACATCGGCCTGGTCAACGACTACATGGCAGACCCCGACACCAAAAACCTCCTGAAGGAAATACAGGACCGTTTGTTTACCGTCGGCGCTGCACTCGCCTGCGACCCCGATAAGGAAACCAAAATGAGAATACCCGACCTTCATGAGGCAGACATCCAGCTGCTGGAATCCAGCATCGATAAAATGAATGATGAACTGCCGCCCATGAAACACTTTGTACTCCCTGGTGGCCATGTAGCCGTATCTACCTGCCATATCGCCCGCTGCGTATGCCGTCGCACTGAAAGACTCTGTGTAGGTATGCAGGAACACAATATGTTCATCGAACCACTCGTACTCAAATATATCAACCGCCTCAGCGACTACCTCTTTGTACTCGCCCGCTGGACCGGACACAAACTCGGCGTGGAAGAAATTCCCTGGAAACCGAGGGTATAGTTTTTTTCTTAAATTCGCTTCATGTTCACAGGAATCATAGAAACACTAGGAGAAGTAATATCCACACGCAAAGAAGGCAGCAACCTGGTCATCACCCTGCAATCATCTATCGCCGGTGAATTAAAAGTAGACCAGAGCGTTTCCCATAACGGTGTATGCCTTACCGTTACCAACGTACAGGGCAACACCTACGAAACCGTAGCCGTAGCCGAAACACTGCAGAAAACCAATCTCTCCCTGCTCGTACCCGGCCATAAGGTAAACCTGGAAAGAGCCATGGTATTCAACGGACGCATCGACGGACACCTGGTACAGGGACACGTAGACGGTACCGGAACCTGCATTTCCCGCGACGAACAAAACGGCAGCTGGCTGTACCGCTTTACCTATCCGTCCGAATTTGCCGGACTGATTGTGGAAAAAGGCAGTATCTGCATGAACGGTATCAGCCTCACTTGCTTTGATATCACCGACAAGGAGTTCTCCGTGGCCATCATACCATATACTTTCTCCTTTACCAATGTTCAGTTCATGCGCCCAGGACATCTTATCAACCTGGAGTTTGATATACTCGGCAAGTACGTTGCCAGACAAATGTCCGTACGATAAACACCGGATAGCTTGAAAAAACACCTGCTGCTGACCGCATTCATGCTAATCAACCTGCTGGCCCGTGCCCAGCAGGTTAAAGCCATTCGTATCAACGCCTGGTACGATACCACTGCTATCTCCGAATTATACGACCGCGTGCCCATTGGACTGCAATATACCTACAGCGACAACAGCACCCGGCAAACCACCGGCCTGCTGCAGGGCAACCTGCGCTGGAATAAAATACAGGTCAGCTCCTCCAATGGCCAGGTACAAAACGGTATCCTCTCCTTTAACCGGCAGCAACTGGCACAACAACATTATCGTATAACCCTCACCGTCACCAGCGAAGGTAATCCTCCGCTGGAAGCTACCATCACCCTGCCACACCTGACAGGCATGCGTTTTAACCACTACGCAGACAGCATCAAGCGGGACATCCGTTATTATATCAATGTGGAAGGGAAATTCAGCAGTGGCAGAGTACTACCGCTGGATACCGCACAGCTGCTTTTCAAGACTTCTGCCGGCCAGGTCCTTGGGCAGGACCTGTTAATAGAGAGAAACGATACTGTTAAAACAGTTACAATAGATGCCTGGTACAAACCCAACCCCGATATGTTTATTCATTCGGTTGTACCGGTAAAACAAATGCCCGATCCCGATCTTCCGCCACCGCCAGGACGGCCGGCGCCAAGAGGTCGCAGGCAATAATATGCTAAATCAGCGTACGCGCTTTTAATTCCAGGTATTTATTCACCACATTCAGCGTCAGCTGCTCTGGTGTGCTCAGTAGTGACATGATCCCGTATTTGGCCAGCTCTTTCACGATCAGCTTTTTATCGTAGGCAAACTTCTGGGCAATCGTCTGTTTGTAAATACCTTCCACATCCTGCGCTTCCTGTTCAGTCACCTTCTTCAATTCCGTATTCTCAAAAAACACGACCAGCACCAGATGGTATTTGGCCAGCCGGCGCAGAAAAGGCAACTGCCGGTGCAGGCTCGACATCGATTCAAAATTGGTGAACAATATCAGCAGCGAACGTTGTGACAAGTGACTGCGCAACTGTACGCTCAATGCTTCGTAATCACTTTCCTGCCACTTTGTTTCCTGGGCATACAACGACTCCAGAATCTTATTAAGCTGTACTTTTTTATTGCTGGCCGGCAACACTTCCACAGCCTGTTCAGTAAAAGCCACCAGCCCCGCTTTGTCGCCCTTGTTCAACGCTACATTACTGAACACCAGCGATGCATTGATAGCATAATCCAGCAAAGTCATCCCCTCAAAAGGCATCTTCATGGTGCGCCCTTTGTCTATAACACAATATACCTGCTGTGATTTTTCTTCTACATAATTATTCACCATCAGGTTACCGGAACGGGCAGTCGCTTTCCAGTTGAGCATCCGCACATCATCTCCTTTTGTATAAGGCTTGATATGATCAAACTCCATACTATGGCCTATCACCCGTCGTTTGTGCTCACCCGTTTCATTCAGCCTGTTCATATAGGAATACAGAGAGTGGTGCCGCAGTTGCTGAAAACTGGGATATACATTCACAGTTTGTTCCGTATCAAAAATCAATCGTCTGTTTACAATACCCAACGCACTTTGCATAAATACATTGGTGTAACCAAACTTGTATTCTCCTCTTTCAACGGGCCTTACTACATACCGGAAAACATGTTCTGCTCCCGCTGTAATCTTTGCCTGCAGCGAAAAATTCCGGTCCTGAAACTGGAAAGGCAGTTCGTCTACGACAGTTACCAATACCGGGAAAGGATAACGATTGGTACAGGTGATCAGTACCTCATTTTCATCTCCATTGCTGAAACGGGCACTGGCCACGCGTCTGGCTTCCAGGATGCTCACTGGTCTCATCACCAGCAGTATCATGTCGAGCAGTAATAAAGCCAGCAGAATACCCAAAGCCAGTATAGCAATATTGAGCAGTCCCGGCACAAAAAAGGCGATGATAAACAACAGTATGTTGACACCTAACCCAAGATAGAGGCGGTTGGTGAAAAACAGCTGCTGGTATAAATTATTTCTGACAGATGAAGACATAGTTAAAGCTTATCTTGGCACTTCCACCATCTTGAGAATCTGGGCTATCACATCATCCGTACGGATACCTTCCATTTCTTTTTCCGGTGTCAGCATAATACGATGGCGCAATACATGTGGCATCATTTCCACAATATCATCAGGGATCACGAAATCACGGTTACGCATGGCAGCCATGG belongs to Chitinophaga sp. HK235 and includes:
- a CDS encoding helix-hairpin-helix domain-containing protein yields the protein MAAGLYRMIGSVLLLCGSWLKAEARQEESMPPLMENALENETAGNDALPEDDANWQRLEAYARHKIQLNTADEATLQSLGMLTALQIGNFIAYRRLLGNLVSIYELQAVPGFEPDLIRQLLPYIRVGDDLAPHYTWHDYLHKGDHVWLLRYSRQLEKARGYEYTGSTPAMYRGSPDKVLLRYRYSFPRYISWGITMEKDAGEPWGGYRRQYGFDFYSAHLFLRNIGRLKAVAIGDFTANLGQGLLNWQSQAYGKGAAVMQIKREGEILRPYTSAGEYYFFRGAAATWQQKTWQITILASWRQLDGSLNAADTLQDISATSLVSSGYHRTLTEISKKGSIQQLSSGGNIRYQTRRWQVGVNVISHRLTPALQKEQHPYNQFEFNGAELTGASVDYAAYWKNVHLFGEAAVSDNRKPALVQGILTSLSPAVDMSVVYRYYDKAYQSFYAKGFGDNYRTVNEKGLYTGLTVQVTPRCKLDAYADIFHFPWLKYRADAPSDGSEFLLQLTYAPDKKKRFLLRLNSRKYEENLLVSGNALKILSDITTTHIRFQGDCQYRQYWSFKVRAEYSRYMAATGSQTGWMFYGDIACRLPRWPITMNARLARFQTDNYDTRMYAYERSVLYDNAVSQVYGRGWQYYLNVKYKVNKQLSCWMRVHQTIYPGKQVIGTGWDAIAGSKKTFFQLQLMQTL
- a CDS encoding deoxynucleoside kinase, giving the protein MAKQNKIKHIAIAGNIGAGKTTLTEMLCRHYKWHPQYEDVEHNPYLNDFYEDMPRWSFNLQIYFLNGRLKQLLEIQNGKDTVIQDRTIYEDAHIFAPNLYEMGLMTKRDFDNYFNFFQTLKSMVKPPDLLIYLQASVPTLVAQIQKRGREYEENIRLDYLKRLNEYYNNWIEKYDEGPLLVIDIDKNKFPESDEDLGEIISRIDSQLYGLF
- the trpS gene encoding tryptophan--tRNA ligase; its protein translation is MATEKEIVVSGIRPTGYLHLGNYFGAIRNYIRMQEEFNCYFFVADWHSLTTHPNPKDLQTNVMRVLAENIASGLDPEKVTLYVQSDIPEIAELYLLMNTLAYMGELEKVPTFKDKVRQQPDNVNAGLLTYPVLMSVDILIQRAVKVPVGKDQGQHLEMARNFAQRFNSRYGELFPEPEAFNYGDNLVRILSLDGKGGKMSKSENEMSTIYLSDEDDKIRQKLKKAQTASGGVPGEPMPESVQNLIEIMKLVSAPDTVQFYIDAYNAGTIRYGDMKTQLGEDMVKFIAPIRERAKSLQQDTTYLRKIMKEGAEKARANAAQTLQQARKLIGLNYY
- the gatC gene encoding Asp-tRNA(Asn)/Glu-tRNA(Gln) amidotransferase subunit GatC, yielding MEVNDALVQQLSDLARLEFNEQERAEIRGDLQRMITFVEKLNELDTTNVEPLLHLTADYNVFREDRVIPSITREEGLQNAPAATPEYFEVPKVIKK
- a CDS encoding ABC transporter ATP-binding protein, whose translation is MQKSVIHLEDIRKSYFLGKNELPVLKGVSLDIFKNEYVALMGPSGSGKSTLMNILGCLDTPTSGRYILSGHDVSKMEDNDLASVRGKEIGFVFQQFNLMPRLTALENVAVPLIYAGIGKKEREEKARLMLEKVKLGDRYKHKPNELSGGQCQRVAIARALVNDPALILADEPTGNLDTKTSIEIMEIFGHIHASGNTVVLVTHEEDIAEHARRVIRLRDGIIESDRINGKKEAHSGTITTP
- a CDS encoding cob(I)yrinic acid a,c-diamide adenosyltransferase encodes the protein MSLKIYTKTGDKGKTSLIGGTKVPKSDLRIDAYGTVDELNSYIGLVNDYMADPDTKNLLKEIQDRLFTVGAALACDPDKETKMRIPDLHEADIQLLESSIDKMNDELPPMKHFVLPGGHVAVSTCHIARCVCRRTERLCVGMQEHNMFIEPLVLKYINRLSDYLFVLARWTGHKLGVEEIPWKPRV
- a CDS encoding riboflavin synthase, which encodes MFTGIIETLGEVISTRKEGSNLVITLQSSIAGELKVDQSVSHNGVCLTVTNVQGNTYETVAVAETLQKTNLSLLVPGHKVNLERAMVFNGRIDGHLVQGHVDGTGTCISRDEQNGSWLYRFTYPSEFAGLIVEKGSICMNGISLTCFDITDKEFSVAIIPYTFSFTNVQFMRPGHLINLEFDILGKYVARQMSVR
- a CDS encoding DUF58 domain-containing protein; amino-acid sequence: MSSSVRNNLYQQLFFTNRLYLGLGVNILLFIIAFFVPGLLNIAILALGILLALLLLDMILLVMRPVSILEARRVASARFSNGDENEVLITCTNRYPFPVLVTVVDELPFQFQDRNFSLQAKITAGAEHVFRYVVRPVERGEYKFGYTNVFMQSALGIVNRRLIFDTEQTVNVYPSFQQLRHHSLYSYMNRLNETGEHKRRVIGHSMEFDHIKPYTKGDDVRMLNWKATARSGNLMVNNYVEEKSQQVYCVIDKGRTMKMPFEGMTLLDYAINASLVFSNVALNKGDKAGLVAFTEQAVEVLPASNKKVQLNKILESLYAQETKWQESDYEALSVQLRSHLSQRSLLILFTNFESMSSLHRQLPFLRRLAKYHLVLVVFFENTELKKVTEQEAQDVEGIYKQTIAQKFAYDKKLIVKELAKYGIMSLLSTPEQLTLNVVNKYLELKARTLI